One window of the Nicotiana tabacum cultivar K326 unplaced genomic scaffold, ASM71507v2 Un00333, whole genome shotgun sequence genome contains the following:
- the LOC107786358 gene encoding adenosylhomocysteinase — protein sequence MALLVEKTTSGREYKVKDMSQADFGRLEIELAEVEMPGLMACRTEFGPSQPFKGAKITGSLHMTIQTAVLIETLTALGAEVRWCSCNIFSTQDHAAAAIARDSAAVFAWKGETLQEYWWCTERALDWGPGGGPDLIVDDGGDATLLIHEGVKAEEEFAKNGTIPDPNSTDNAEFQLVLTIIKESLKTDPLKYTKMKERLVGVSEETTTGVKRLYQMQANGTLLFPAINVNDSVTKSKFDNLYGCRHSLPDGLMRATDVMIAGKVALVAGYGDVGKGCAAALKQAGARVIVTEIDPICALQATMEGLQVLTLEDVVSDVDIFVTTTGNKDIIMVDHMRKMKNNAIVCNIGHFDNEIDMLGLETYPGVKRITIKPQTDRWVFPDTNSGIIVLAEGRLMNLGCATGHPSFVMSCSFTNQVIAQLELWNEKSSGKYEKKVYVLPKHLDEKVAALHLGKLGAKLTKLSKDQADYISVPVEGPYKPAHYRY from the exons ATGGCTCTATTAGTCGAGAAGACCACCTCTGGCCGCGAGTACAAGGTCAAGGACATGTCTCAGGCCGATTTCGGCCGGCTTGAAATCGAGCTGGCCGAAGTTGAAATGCCTGGTCTCATGGCTTGTCGTACTGAATTTGGCCCTTCACAGCCATTTAAAGGTGCTAAGATTACTGGATCTTTACATATGACCATTCAAACTGCAGTTTTGATTGAAACCCTTACTGCTTTGGGTGCTGAAGTTAGATGGTGTTCTTGCAACATCTTCTCCACTCAAGATCACGCCGCTGCTGCCATTGCACGTGACAGCGCCGCCGTGTTCGCGTGGAAGGGTGAGACTCTGCAG GAGTATTGGTGGTGTACTGAGAGGGCACTTGACTGGGGTCCAGGTGGTGGGCCCGACTTGATCGTCGACGATGGTGGTGATGCTACACTCTTGATTCATGAGGGTGTTAAGGCAGAAGAAGAGTTTGCTAAGAATGGGACAATCCCAGATCCTAACTCTACCGATAATGCTGAGTTTCAGCTTGTACTTACTATTATTAAGGAAAGTTTGAAGACTGATCCTTTAAAATATACCAAGATGAAGGAAAGACTCGTCGGTGTTTCTGAGGAAACTACCACTGGAGTTAAGAGGCTTTATCAGATGCAGGCTAATGGAACTTTGCTTTTCCCTGCTATTAATGTTAATGATTCTGTTACCAAGAGCAAG TTCGACAACTTGTACGGATGCCGCCACTCACTGCCCGATGGTCTCATGAGGGCTACTGATGTTATGATTGCCGGAAAGGTTGCCCTTGTTGCTGGTTATGGAGATGTCGGCAAGGGTTGTGCTGCTGCCTTGAAACAAGCCGGTGCCCGTGTGATTGTGACCGAGATTGACCCTATCTGTGCTCTCCAGGCTACCATGGAAGGCCTCCAGGTCCTTACTCTAGAGGATGTCGTTTCTGATGTTGATATCTTTGTCACCACGACCGGTAACAAGGACATTATCATGGTTGACCACATGAGGAAGATGAAGAACAATGCCATTGTTTGCAACATTGGTCACTTTGACAACGAAATCGACATGCTTGGTCTCGAGACCTACCCTGGTGTCAAGAGGATCACAATTAAGCCTCAAACCGACAGATGGGTCTTCCCTGACACCAACAGTGGCATCATTGTCTTGGCTGAGGGTCGTCTCATGAACTTGGGATGTGCCACAGGACACCCTAGTTTTGTGATGTCGTGCTCGTTCACTAACCAAGTCATTGCCCAACTCGAGTTGTGGAATGAAAAGAGCAGTGGGAAGTATGAGAAGAAAGTGTATGTCTTGCCAAAACACCTCGACGAGAAGGTTGCTGCACTTCATCTCGGAAAGCTCGGAGCCAAGCTTACCAAACTTTCGAAGGATCAAGCTGACTACATTAGCGTTCCAGTTGAGGGTCCTTACAAGCCTGCTCACTACAGGTACTGA